TGCGCGTAAAACACCGATCGTAATGGGCATGTTGCTGTCGATGGTGATGGTGTTCTGCAACTACGTCAACGTTGAGTGGATGATCATCGGCTTTATGGCGCTGGCCTTCTTCGGTAAGGGCATCGGGGCGCTGGGTTGGGCAGTAATGGCAGATACCGCGCCAAAAGAGATCAGCGGTCTTTCCGGTGGCCTGTTCAACATGTTCGGTAACATTTCTGGCATCGTCACGCCAATCGCAATTGGTTATATCGTTGGCACGACTGGCTCGTTTAATGGGGCGCTGATTTATGTTGGTGTTCATGCCTTAATCGCGGTACTGAGCTACCTGGTGCTGGTGGGCGATATCAAGCGTATCGAGCTGAAACCTGTTGCGGGGCAATAAGATGGCGACACAATCTAGTCCTGTTATTACTGATATGAAAGTCATTCCGGTGGCCGGGCATGACAGCATGTTGCTTAATATTGGTGGTGCACATAACGCATATTTCACCCGCAATATTGTGGTACTCACCGATAACGCCGGGCATACCGGTATTGGTGAAGCGCCCGGCGGAGAGGTGATTTATCAGACACTGGTCGATGCTATTCCGATGGTGCTGGGCCAGGAGATCGCACGACTGAATAAAGTGGTTCAGCAGGTGCATAAAGGTAATCAGGCAGCCGATTTTGATACCTTCGGCAAAGGTGCCTGGACTTTTGAATTGCGCGTTAATGCCGTGGCGGCGCTGGAAGCCGCCTTGCTTGACCTGTTAGGTAAGGTGCTGAATGTTCCGGTCTGCGAACTGCTAGGGCCTGGCAAGCAACGTGACGCTATTACCGTCCTCGGTTATCTGTTTTATATCGGTGATCGGACTAAAACCGATCTTCCTTATCTGGAAAATACGCCGGGCAACCATGAGTGGTATCAGTTGCGCCACCAAAAAGCGATGAACAGCGAAGCCGTTGTGCGTCTGGCGGAAGCTTCACAGGATCGCTATGGCTTTAAAGATTTCAAACTTAAGGGCGGAGTGTTACCTGGCGAGCAAGAAATCGACACTGTTCGTGCATTGAAGAAACGCTTCCCGGATGCGCGAATTACCGTTGATCCCAACGGTGCATGGCTGCTTGATGAAGCCATTTCTCTGTGCAAAGGGCTGAATGATGTTCTCACCTATGCGGAAGACCCGTGCGGCGCTGAGCAGGGTTTCTCCGGACGTGAAGTGATGGCTGAGTTTCGACGGGCGACCGGCTTGCCCGTCGCGACTAACATGATCGCCACCAACTGGCGCGAAATGGGCCATGCGGTGATGCTCAATGCGGTAGATATTCCACTTGCCGATCCGCATTTCTGGACGCTTTCCGGTGCAGTCCGCGTGGCGCAGCTTTGCGACGACTGGGGGCTGACCTGGGGCTGCCATTCCAATAACCACTTTGATATCTCTCTGGCGATGTTTACCCATGTGGGTGCGGCGGCACCGGGTAATCCTACCGCTATCGATACCCACTGGATTTGGCAGGAGGGAGATTGTCGCCTGACCAAAAATCCGCTGGAGATTAAAAACGGAAAAATTGCCGTTCCTGATGCGCCCGGTCTGGGCGTGGAACTGGACTGGGAGCAGGTACAAAAGGCGCATGAGGCCTATAAACGTCTGCCTGGCGGTGCGCGTAACGACGCGGGCCCGATGCAGTACCTGATCCCCGGCTGGACCTTTGACCGTAAACGTCCCGTTTTCGGCCGTCATTGATTTTGAAAAAGGACATAGATATGAGTTCTCAATTTACGACGCCTGTTGTTACTGAAATGCAGGTCATCCCGGTGGCGGGCCATGACAGTATGCTGATGAATCTGAGTGGTGCACACGCACCGTTCTTCACGCGTAATATTGTGATTATCAAAGATAATTCTGGTCACACTGGCGTAGGGGAAATTCCCGGCGGCGAGAAAATCCGTAAAACGCTGGAAGATGCAATTCCGCTGGTGGTGGGTAAAACGCTGGGTGAATACAAAAACGTTCTGACGCTGGTGCGTAATACTTTTGCCGATCGTGATGCCGGTGGGCGCGGTTTGCAGACATTTGATTTGCGGACCACTATTCATGTGGTTACTGGGATAGAAGCGGCAATGCTGGATCTGCTGGGGCAGCATCTGGGGGTTAACGTGGCATCGCTGCTGGGCGATGGTCAACAGCGTAGCGAAGTCGAAATGCTCGGTTATCTGTTCTTCGTCGGTAATCGCAAAGCCACACCGCTGCCGTATCAAAGCCAGCCGGATGACTCATGCGACTGGTATCGCCTGCGTCACGAAGAAGCGATGACGCCGGATGCGGTGGTGCGCCTGGCGGAAGCGGCATATGAAAAATATGGCTTCAACGATTTCAAACTGAAGGGCGGTGTACTGGCCGGAGAAGAAGAAGCCGAATCTATTGTGGCACTGGCGCAACGCTTCCCGCAGGCGCGTATTACCCTCGATCCTAACGGTGCCTGGTCGCTGAACGAAGCGATTAAAATCGGTAAATACCTGAAAGGTTCGCTGGCTTATGCAGAAGATCCGTGTGGTGCGGAGCAAGGTTTCTCCGGGCGTGAAGTGATGGCAGAGTTCCGTCGCGCGACTGGCCTGCCGACCGCAACCAATATGATCGCCACCGACTGGCGGCAGATGGGCCATACGCTCTCGTTACAATCCGTTGATATCCCGCTGGCGGATCCGCATTTCTGGACGATGCAAGGTTCGGTACGTGTGGCGCAAATGTGCCATGAGTTTGGCCTGACCTGGGGTTCACACTCTAACAACCACTTCGATATTTCCCTGGCGATGTTTACCCATGTAGCCGCTGCTGCACCGGGTAAAATTACTGCTATTGATACGCACTGGATCTGGCAGGAAGGCAATCAGCGTCTGACCAAAGAACCGTTTGAGATCAAAGGCGGGCTGGTACAGGTGCCGCAAAAACCAGGATTGGGCGTAGAAATCGATATGGATCAGGTGATGAAAGCCCACGAGCTGTATCAGAAACACGGGCTTGGCGCGCGTGACGATGCAATGGGAATGCAGTATCTGATTCCTGGCTGGACGTTCGATAACAAGCGTCCATGCATGGTGCGTTAAGACAGAAAACCAAAACCGGCTCTGTCAGGAGCCGGTTTTTACTGGATAACATATTTATTACCCGAGAATTTTGCTGGCTTCGCGAGCTACATTATCCATCTCGTCCAACAGTTCCAGCAGCTCCGGCTCCAAATCTTCTTCTTTAGTACCGCTACGTAGCTGTTGTTCGATCAGTTGGCAGAGATTCTTCATACGCGGCACACCGCTATAGCCGCAACTGCCATGCAGTTTATGAATCAAATCAACCAGGCCTTCCGGGTTTTCTCCAACCAGCTGTTCCTCAACTTTGTTGCGAACTTCAGGCAGGAAATCGAGTAACATTTGCAGCATATCGCGCGCTAAATCGGTTTTTCCTGCTGCCTGGCGTAGTGCCAGTTGCCAGTCGAGGGTCGCATTCGGGTTCACCACAATTTCATTGACTTCGGGGGTCACGACCCGAGAGGAAATACCGCTGCCAGGCTTGTAGCGCAACAGCAAATTATGCAATCGTTCTTCTTCAATCGGTTTCGCCAGATAATCGCTCATCCCTGCGCCAAGCAGCTTCTCTTTTTGCCCGGCCATTGCATGCGCCGTTACCGCGATAACCGGCGTTTGTTGCTGATGGGGGAGCTGGTGGATGAGTTCGCAGGCCCGAATTCCGTCCATGTCCGGCATTTGAATATCCATTAAGATCAGATCGAACGGCATCTGTTTCGCCCGTTCAACGGCCTGATGCCCGCTATCGCAAAGCTCTACATGTTGCACCATATCTTCCAGTAACGCGCCGATAAGTTTCAGGTTAGCGGGGTTGTCATCAACCGCCATGACAGTCATTGCCAGCTTACTTTCATCGGTAACAGGCAAAAGCGTGTTTTGTTTGTGATGACAAAATTCCGTCAGGGCAGGGAACAGGCGCGTAGGTGTTAATGGTTTCAGCAGACACGCGCCGATACCATCTTGCTTAAGTTTTTCAGCATTGACTTGTGCATGGCAAGGAAGTGCCAGCATCAGAAAATCGGTCATCGATACCGCTTTCGCTAATCGCTCATGTTGCATTGTTAGCGGCTCGCGGAAGGTCACCGCAATGCCTAATAACATCATGTCGTAATGCGCGGGAGGCAGCGCGGAGAACGTTGGGCTATAAACCACTTCCAGCGGCGTTTCACTTAAAATATCCAGCGTGCATTGCGCTGCTGCGGAGTTTGGTTCGACATAGGCCAGGCGCTTGCCGGCGAGGCACTGGGTGGATGGCCCTTCGATAATAATGTTCGGATTCAGATCGAGATTAATGTGGAACCAGAAAGTTGAACCGCGATTCGGCTGGCTATGGAACGAAATATCGCCGCCCATTTCATTAACCAGTTTTTGTGTAATCACCAGCCCCAGCCCGGTGCCACCATGACGGCGGGAAATACTGGCATCAGCCTGTCGGAAGGCCTGGAATAAGCGCGATTGATCGCGTTCCGGAATACCAATGCCAGTATCCCGAATCTGCACTTCAATCTGCACTTTGGTATTACTCAGCGCACGTTTTTCTACCAGAATATCAATGTTGCCATTCTCGGTGAATTTAATTGCATTCCCCACCAGGTTAGTGATGATTTGCTGTAATCGCAGTGGGTCGCCAATTACGTTATCGGGCACGTCGCTCTTAATATTGAGCGTCAGTTCCAGCCCTTTATCGTGAGAAGAATGTGCCAGCAGGGTAACGACTTCATCCAGCGTGCTGCGTAGTGGGAATGGAATACTTTCCAGAATCAGCTTACCTGCTTCCAGTTTCGAGAAGTCGAGAACATCATTAATAATTGCCAGCAAATTATTTGCCGAACGTTCAATCGTATTCAGGTGATCGCGCTGCGTTGGTGTTAATTCTGTTTTCAGCGTCAGGCGGGTAAAGCCAATAACACCATTCAGTGGTGTACGCAGCTCGTGTGACATATTTGCCAGAAACTCGGATTTAATACGCGCCGCTTCCTGGGCGCGCTTTTTCGCCAGATCCAACTCAACGTTCTGAATTTCCATCTGCTCCAGCGTTTCACGCAGATCGGACGTCGCCTGGTCGATATTGTGCTGCATCTCTTCGTGATAAGCTGCCAGCGACATTGCCATCGAGTTGATGCCATTTTTCAGCATATCCAGCTCGCCGAGCATAAATCCTTCCACTCGGCTGTCGAGTTGTCCGCGACGGATACGGTCGACGGTATTCACCATGTTGCGAATTGGACCGGTTACATCACGCATGAGTCGCCAGCCAAAAATAAGCGCAATACCGATACAAAACAGCATCATCACGCTGGAAATAAAGATCTCTTTATATTGCTGCAAGCGAACCGATTTTAGATCCAGTTCAAGCGCGATATATCCCAGCATATTTTGACTATTTTTGGCATCACTACTGGGCGATTCGTCGGGGGAATAACTCTCGGAAATAATTGGTGTGCGTAAGATCATAATATCACCGTCACGTGTGACAGTGAGCTGGCGAGGAAACGGCACGTTGCTGCCGAGCTGCATTGATGAGGGATCAAGATGAAAATTGGAGGTGACAAAGAGTCGGTTATTTTCATCATAAACCGAAATCGCGCGAACAATATCGGAATGGCGACGATGCAGTACGCTTATTAACTGACCGATAGATTCGCGATTTTGCAGGCTCATGCCATATTCAGTAGAAACTGCAAGCGGCTCAATAATGCTGGCTCCGGCATCTTCCAGTTGACGCTGCAAGTCGTTATAGCGATGCACAACGAAAAAGATACTCAGCAATAAACCAATAAGGACGGTCGGTGCCAGGATCAGAATCATCATGCGTGCGCGCAGGCTGTAGTTGGTCATGGAGTTCCGTTATGGGACAATTAAGGTCACACTGTTAAATTGAGAAAGTCTCGCCAATGGCGCAATTCTACTCTGCAAAACGACGCACGACGACGCGTCAGATCATAACTGTTTCAGTCAACGACCTCGACTCTTTTGGTCAGGGCGTGGCACGACATAACGGCAAAGCGTTATTTATTCCTGGATTATTGCCACAGGAAAACGCGGAAGTTACTGTTACTGAAGATAAAAAACAGTACGCCCGCGCTAAAGTCGTGCGCCGGTTAAGCGATAGCCCGGAACGCGAAACGCCACGCTGCCCTCATTTTGGCGTATGCGGTGGCTGTCAGCAACAACACGCCAGCGAGGATTTACAGCAGCGAAGCAAAAGTGCGGCACTCGCCCGATTAATGAAACACGAAGTCTCTGAAGTGATCGCCGATGTTCCCTGGGGCTATCGCCGTCGCGCGCGTTTAAGTTTGAACTACTTACCGAAAACACAGCAACTTCAGATGGGGTTTCGCAAAGCGGGCTCCAGTGACATTGTCGACGTTAAACAATGCCCCATTTTAGTGCCCCAACTTGAAGCATTGCTGCCCAAAGTCAGGGCATGCCTGGGCAGCTTACAAGCTATGCGCCATCTTGGTCATGTTGAACTGGTACAGGCAACCAGCGGCACGCTGATGATTTTGCGCCATACCGCACCGCTAAGTTCGGCAGATCGCGAAAAACTGGAACGCTTTTCGCATTCTGAAGGCCTGGATCTGTATCTCGCCCCCGATAGTGAG
The nucleotide sequence above comes from Escherichia coli. Encoded proteins:
- the barA gene encoding two-component sensor histidine kinase BarA translates to MTNYSLRARMMILILAPTVLIGLLLSIFFVVHRYNDLQRQLEDAGASIIEPLAVSTEYGMSLQNRESIGQLISVLHRRHSDIVRAISVYDENNRLFVTSNFHLDPSSMQLGSNVPFPRQLTVTRDGDIMILRTPIISESYSPDESPSSDAKNSQNMLGYIALELDLKSVRLQQYKEIFISSVMMLFCIGIALIFGWRLMRDVTGPIRNMVNTVDRIRRGQLDSRVEGFMLGELDMLKNGINSMAMSLAAYHEEMQHNIDQATSDLRETLEQMEIQNVELDLAKKRAQEAARIKSEFLANMSHELRTPLNGVIGFTRLTLKTELTPTQRDHLNTIERSANNLLAIINDVLDFSKLEAGKLILESIPFPLRSTLDEVVTLLAHSSHDKGLELTLNIKSDVPDNVIGDPLRLQQIITNLVGNAIKFTENGNIDILVEKRALSNTKVQIEVQIRDTGIGIPERDQSRLFQAFRQADASISRRHGGTGLGLVITQKLVNEMGGDISFHSQPNRGSTFWFHINLDLNPNIIIEGPSTQCLAGKRLAYVEPNSAAAQCTLDILSETPLEVVYSPTFSALPPAHYDMMLLGIAVTFREPLTMQHERLAKAVSMTDFLMLALPCHAQVNAEKLKQDGIGACLLKPLTPTRLFPALTEFCHHKQNTLLPVTDESKLAMTVMAVDDNPANLKLIGALLEDMVQHVELCDSGHQAVERAKQMPFDLILMDIQMPDMDGIRACELIHQLPHQQQTPVIAVTAHAMAGQKEKLLGAGMSDYLAKPIEEERLHNLLLRYKPGSGISSRVVTPEVNEIVVNPNATLDWQLALRQAAGKTDLARDMLQMLLDFLPEVRNKVEEQLVGENPEGLVDLIHKLHGSCGYSGVPRMKNLCQLIEQQLRSGTKEEDLEPELLELLDEMDNVAREASKILG
- the gudX gene encoding enolase C-terminal domain-like protein; translated protein: MATQSSPVITDMKVIPVAGHDSMLLNIGGAHNAYFTRNIVVLTDNAGHTGIGEAPGGEVIYQTLVDAIPMVLGQEIARLNKVVQQVHKGNQAADFDTFGKGAWTFELRVNAVAALEAALLDLLGKVLNVPVCELLGPGKQRDAITVLGYLFYIGDRTKTDLPYLENTPGNHEWYQLRHQKAMNSEAVVRLAEASQDRYGFKDFKLKGGVLPGEQEIDTVRALKKRFPDARITVDPNGAWLLDEAISLCKGLNDVLTYAEDPCGAEQGFSGREVMAEFRRATGLPVATNMIATNWREMGHAVMLNAVDIPLADPHFWTLSGAVRVAQLCDDWGLTWGCHSNNHFDISLAMFTHVGAAAPGNPTAIDTHWIWQEGDCRLTKNPLEIKNGKIAVPDAPGLGVELDWEQVQKAHEAYKRLPGGARNDAGPMQYLIPGWTFDRKRPVFGRH
- the gudD gene encoding glucarate dehydratase: MSSQFTTPVVTEMQVIPVAGHDSMLMNLSGAHAPFFTRNIVIIKDNSGHTGVGEIPGGEKIRKTLEDAIPLVVGKTLGEYKNVLTLVRNTFADRDAGGRGLQTFDLRTTIHVVTGIEAAMLDLLGQHLGVNVASLLGDGQQRSEVEMLGYLFFVGNRKATPLPYQSQPDDSCDWYRLRHEEAMTPDAVVRLAEAAYEKYGFNDFKLKGGVLAGEEEAESIVALAQRFPQARITLDPNGAWSLNEAIKIGKYLKGSLAYAEDPCGAEQGFSGREVMAEFRRATGLPTATNMIATDWRQMGHTLSLQSVDIPLADPHFWTMQGSVRVAQMCHEFGLTWGSHSNNHFDISLAMFTHVAAAAPGKITAIDTHWIWQEGNQRLTKEPFEIKGGLVQVPQKPGLGVEIDMDQVMKAHELYQKHGLGARDDAMGMQYLIPGWTFDNKRPCMVR
- the rlmD gene encoding 23S rRNA (uracil(1939)-C(5))-methyltransferase RlmD — translated: MAQFYSAKRRTTTRQIITVSVNDLDSFGQGVARHNGKALFIPGLLPQENAEVTVTEDKKQYARAKVVRRLSDSPERETPRCPHFGVCGGCQQQHASEDLQQRSKSAALARLMKHEVSEVIADVPWGYRRRARLSLNYLPKTQQLQMGFRKAGSSDIVDVKQCPILVPQLEALLPKVRACLGSLQAMRHLGHVELVQATSGTLMILRHTAPLSSADREKLERFSHSEGLDLYLAPDSEILETVSGEMPWYDSNGLRLTFSPRDFIQVNAGVNQKMVARALEWLDVQPEDRVLDLFCGMGNFTLPLATQAASVVGVEGVPALVEKGQQNARLNGLHNVTFYHENLEEDVTKQPWAKNGFDKVLLDPARAGAAGVMQQIIKLEPIRIVYVSCNPATLARDSEALLKAGYTIARLAMLDMFPHTGHLESMVLFSRVK